The Trypanosoma brucei brucei TREU927 chromosome 9, whole genome shotgun sequence genome includes a window with the following:
- a CDS encoding glycerol kinase glycosomal, giving the protein MKYVGSIDQGTTSTRFIIFDERQRPVSVHQVPHTQHTPHPGWLEHDPMEIFRSACKCMSVAIAKLRQKDASFRKIEAIGITNQRETTVAWDRVTKEPLCYAPVWNDLRTYDITKKVAAELGGGDSMFASKITGLPVSTYFAAFKMRWMLENVPAVADACRRGTLCFGTIDTWLMYKLSGGKAFVTDVTNASRTFLMDLRTRKWSPELCEKLKIPMETLPEIRSNSELFGYVETDECGVAAALNERTPIMGSIGDQQSALFGNMCFEKGEAKNTYGTGCFLLMNVGEEARFSKHGLLSTVGFQVGRDGPCYYALEGAIACAGATVEWMRRNMNLFSHITECEKLARSVPGTQGIVFVPAFSGLLAPYWDPSARGTIVGMTLKTTRAHVIRAALQAIALQLNDVVGSMKRDAGLNLSSLRVDGGLSKNGLLMEIQASLLGVDILVPSMHETTALGAALCAGLAAGVWTSLEEVKAVSRRENSWKTVSPSGSAMEREAMIAEWREALKRTKWAKL; this is encoded by the coding sequence ATGAAGTACGTCGGATCCATTGACCAGGGAACAACCAGCACccgcttcatcatcttcgATGAGCGGCAGCGCCCCGTCTCGGTGCACCAGGTTCCCCATACCCAGCACACACCCCACCCCGGCTGGTTGGAGCATGATCCGATGGAGATTTTCCGCTCCGCATGCAAGTGCATGTCCGTTGCCATCGCAAAGCTGAGGCAAAAGGACGCCTCTTTCCGCAAGATTGAGGCGATTGGTATCACGAACCAACGTGAGACAACGGTGGCGTGGGATCGCGTTACCAAGGAACCGCTGTGCTACGCCCCTGTTTGGAATGACCTGCGCACGTACGACATCACCAAGAAGGTGGCTGCGGAGCTCGGTGGTGGGGATTCCATGTTCGCATCCAAAATTACTGGCTTGCCTGTAAGCACGTATTTCGCTGCGTTCAAAATGCGGTGGATGCTCGAGAATGTTCCAGCTGTTGCTGACGCATGCCGTCGTGGGACGCTTTGCTTCGGCACGATCGACACATGGCTCATGTACAAGCTGAGTGGTGGCAAGGCGTTTGTGACAGACGTGACGAACGCGTCACGCACCTTCCTTATGGATTTGCGCACGCGGAAATGGTCTCCTGAATTGTgcgagaaactgaagatcCCGATGGAAACGCTCCCCGAGATTCGCAGTAACAGTGAACTCTTCGGATATGTGGAGACGGACGAATGCGGTGTTGCAGCTGCCCTCAACGAGAGGACGCCTATTATGGGCAGTATTGGTGATCAGCAGTCCGCGCTTTTCGGAAATATGTGCTTCGAGAAGGGTGAGGCCAAGAACACATACGGCACCGGCTGCTTCCTGTTGATGAACGTGGGAGAGGAGGCCCGTTTCTCGAAGCACGGTTTACTTTCGACAGTGGGCTTCCAGGTGGGCCGCGATGGACCATGCTACTATGCACTGGAAGGCGCGATCGCGTGCGCTGGTGCTACGGTGGAGTGGATGAGAAGGAACATGAACCTCTTCAGTCATATCACAGAGTGTGAGAAGTTGGCCCGCAGTGTCCCCGGGACGCAAGGTATTGTCTTTGTGCCCGCCTTCTCTGGACTGTTGGCGCCCTATTGGGATCCATCGGCCCGTGGTACCATCGTGGGCATGACACTCAAGACGACTCGCGCGCACGTCATCCGCGCTGCGCTGCAGGCCATTGCTCTCCAGTTGAACGATGTTGTTGGTTCGATGAAACGTGACGCTGGGCTTAACCTGAGCTCCCTCCGTGTTGATGGTGGGTTGTCTAAGAACGGTCTGCTCATGGAGATTCAAGCAAGTTTGTTGGGCGTGGACATCTTAGTGCCATCAATGCATGAGACAACTGCACTCGGTGCGGCACTGTGTGCAGGACTTGCGGCTGGTGTATGGACTTCATTGGAAGAAGTTAAGGCCGTGTCGCGACGCGAGAATTCGTGGAAGACTGTCAGCCCCAGCGGCTCTGCCATGGAGCGTGAGGCAATGATCGCAGAGTGGCGCGAGGCGCTCAAGAGGACGAAGTGGGCAAAGTTGTAG
- a CDS encoding glycerol kinase glycosomal has product MKYVGSIDQGTTSTRFIIFDERQRPVSVHQVPHTQHTPHPGWLEHDPMEIFRSACKCMSVAIAKLRQKDASFRKIEAIGITNQRETTVAWDRVTKEPLCYAPVWNDLRTYDITKKVTAELGGGDSMFASKITGLPVSTYFAAFKMRWMLENVPAVADACRRGTLCFGTIDTWLMYKLSGGKAFVTDVTNASRTFLMDLRTRKWSPELCEKLKIPMETLPEIRSNSELFGYVETDECGVAAALNERTPIMGSIGDQQSALFGNMCFEKGEAKNTYGTGCFLLMNVGEEARFSKHGLLSTVGFQVGRDGPCYYALEGAIACAGATVEWMRRNMNLFSHITECEKLARSVPGTQGIVFVPAFSGLLAPYWDPSARGTIVGMTLKTTRAHVIRAALQAIALQLNDVVGSMKRDAGLNLSSLRVDGGLSKNGLLMEIQASLLGVDILVPSMHETTALGAALCAGLAAGVWTSLEEVKAVSRRENSWKTVSPSGSAMEREAMIAEWREALKRTKWAKL; this is encoded by the coding sequence ATGAAGTACGTCGGATCCATTGACCAGGGAACAACCAGCACccgcttcatcatcttcgATGAGCGGCAGCGCCCCGTCTCGGTGCACCAGGTTCCCCATACCCAGCACACACCCCACCCCGGCTGGTTGGAGCATGATCCGATGGAGATTTTCCGCTCCGCATGCAAGTGCATGTCCGTTGCCATCGCAAAGCTGAGGCAAAAGGACGCCTCTTTCCGCAAGATTGAGGCGATTGGTATCACGAACCAACGTGAGACAACGGTGGCGTGGGATCGCGTTACCAAGGAACCGCTGTGCTACGCCCCTGTTTGGAATGACCTGCGCACGTACGACATCACCAAGAAGGTGACTGCGGAGCTCGGTGGTGGGGATTCCATGTTCGCATCCAAAATTACTGGCTTGCCTGTAAGCACGTATTTCGCTGCGTTCAAAATGCGGTGGATGCTCGAGAATGTTCCAGCTGTTGCTGACGCATGCCGTCGTGGGACGCTTTGCTTCGGCACGATCGACACATGGCTCATGTACAAGCTGAGTGGTGGCAAGGCGTTTGTGACAGACGTGACGAACGCGTCACGCACCTTCCTTATGGATTTGCGCACGCGGAAATGGTCTCCTGAATTGTgcgagaaactgaagatcCCGATGGAAACGCTCCCCGAGATTCGCAGTAACAGTGAACTCTTCGGATATGTGGAGACGGACGAATGCGGTGTTGCAGCTGCCCTCAACGAGAGGACGCCTATTATGGGCAGTATTGGTGATCAGCAGTCCGCGCTTTTCGGAAATATGTGCTTCGAGAAGGGTGAGGCCAAGAACACATACGGCACCGGCTGCTTCCTGTTGATGAACGTGGGAGAGGAGGCCCGTTTCTCGAAGCACGGTTTACTTTCGACAGTGGGCTTCCAGGTGGGCCGCGATGGACCATGCTACTATGCACTGGAAGGCGCGATCGCGTGCGCTGGTGCTACGGTGGAGTGGATGAGAAGGAACATGAACCTCTTCAGTCATATCACAGAGTGTGAGAAGTTGGCCCGCAGTGTCCCCGGGACGCAAGGTATTGTCTTTGTGCCCGCCTTCTCTGGACTGTTGGCGCCCTATTGGGATCCATCGGCCCGTGGTACCATCGTGGGCATGACACTCAAGACGACTCGCGCGCACGTCATCCGCGCTGCGCTGCAGGCCATTGCTCTCCAGTTGAACGATGTTGTTGGTTCGATGAAACGTGACGCTGGGCTTAACCTGAGCTCCCTCCGTGTTGATGGTGGGTTGTCTAAGAACGGTCTGCTCATGGAGATTCAAGCAAGTTTGTTGGGCGTGGACATCTTAGTGCCATCAATGCATGAGACAACTGCACTCGGTGCGGCACTGTGTGCAGGACTTGCGGCTGGTGTATGGACTTCATTGGAAGAAGTTAAGGCCGTGTCGCGACGCGAGAATTCGTGGAAGACTGTCAGCCCCAGCGGCTCTGCCATGGAGCGTGAGGCAATGATCGCAGAGTGGCGCGAGGCGCTCAAGAGGACGAAGTGGGCAAAGTTGTAG
- a CDS encoding glycerol kinase glycosomal, which produces MKYVGSIDQGTTSTRFIIFDERQRPVSVHQVPHTQHTPHPGWLEHDPMEIFRSACKCMSVAIAKLRQKDAFFRKIEAIGITNQRETTVAWDRVTKEPLCYAPVWNDLRTYDITKKVTAELGGGDSMFASKITGLPVSTYFAAFKMRWMLENVPAVADACRRGTLCFGTIDTWLMYKLSGGKAFVTDVTNASRTFLMDLRTRKWSPELCEKLKIPMETLPEIRSNSELFGYVETDECGVAAALNERTPIMGSIGDQQSALFGNMCFEKGEAKNTYGTGCFLLMNVGEEARFSKHGLLSTVGFQVGRDGPCYYALEGAIACAGATVEWMRRNMNLFSHITECEKLARSVPGTQGIVFVPAFSGLLAPYWDPSARGTIVGMTLKTTRAHVIRAALQAIALQLNDVVGSMKRDAGLNLSSLRVDGGLSKNGLLMEIQASLLGVDILVPSMHETTALGAALCAGLAAGVWTSLEEVKAVSRRENSWKTVSPSGSAMEREAMIAEWREALKRTKWAKL; this is translated from the coding sequence ATGAAGTACGTCGGATCCATTGACCAGGGAACAACCAGCACccgcttcatcatcttcgATGAGCGGCAGCGCCCCGTCTCGGTGCACCAGGTTCCCCATACCCAGCACACACCCCACCCCGGCTGGTTGGAGCATGACCCGATGGAGATTTTCCGCTCCGCATGCAAGTGCATGTCCGTTGCCATCGCAAAGCTGAGGCAAAAGGACGCCTTTTTCCGCAAGATTGAGGCGATTGGTATCACGAACCAACGTGAGACAACGGTGGCGTGGGATCGCGTTACCAAGGAACCGCTGTGCTACGCCCCTGTTTGGAATGACCTGCGCACGTACGACATCACCAAGAAGGTGACTGCGGAGCTCGGTGGTGGGGATTCCATGTTCGCATCCAAAATTACTGGCTTGCCTGTAAGCACGTATTTCGCTGCGTTCAAAATGCGGTGGATGCTCGAGAATGTTCCAGCTGTTGCTGACGCATGCCGTCGTGGGACGCTTTGCTTCGGCACGATCGACACATGGCTCATGTACAAGCTGAGTGGTGGCAAGGCGTTTGTGACAGACGTGACGAACGCGTCACGCACCTTCCTTATGGATTTGCGCACGCGGAAATGGTCTCCTGAATTGTgcgagaaactgaagatcCCGATGGAAACGCTCCCCGAGATTCGCAGTAACAGTGAACTCTTCGGATATGTGGAGACGGACGAATGCGGTGTTGCAGCTGCCCTCAACGAGAGGACGCCTATTATGGGCAGTATTGGTGATCAGCAGTCCGCGCTTTTCGGAAATATGTGCTTCGAGAAGGGTGAGGCCAAGAACACATACGGCACCGGCTGCTTCCTGTTGATGAACGTGGGAGAGGAGGCCCGTTTCTCGAAGCACGGTTTACTTTCGACAGTGGGCTTCCAGGTGGGCCGCGATGGACCATGCTACTATGCACTGGAAGGCGCGATCGCGTGCGCTGGTGCTACGGTGGAGTGGATGAGAAGGAACATGAACCTCTTCAGTCATATCACAGAGTGTGAGAAGTTGGCCCGCAGTGTCCCCGGGACGCAAGGTATTGTCTTTGTGCCCGCCTTCTCTGGACTGTTGGCGCCCTATTGGGATCCATCGGCCCGTGGTACCATCGTGGGCATGACACTCAAGACGACTCGCGCGCACGTCATCCGCGCTGCGCTGCAGGCCATTGCTCTCCAGTTGAACGATGTTGTTGGTTCGATGAAACGTGACGCTGGGCTTAACCTGAGCTCCCTCCGTGTTGATGGTGGGTTGTCTAAGAACGGTCTGCTCATGGAGATTCAAGCAAGTTTGTTGGGCGTGGACATCTTAGTGCCATCAATGCATGAGACAACTGCACTCGGTGCGGCACTGTGTGCAGGACTTGCGGCTGGTGTATGGACTTCATTGGAAGAAGTTAAGGCTGTGTCGCGACGCGAGAATTCGTGGAAGACTGTCAGCCCCAGCGGCTCTGCCATGGAGCGTGAGGCAATGATCGCAGAGTGGCGCGAGGCGCTCAAGAGGACGAAGTGGGCAAAGTTGTAG
- a CDS encoding glycerol kinase glycosomal, whose translation MKYVGSIDQGTTSTRFIIFDERQRPVSVHQVPHTQHTPHPGWLEHDPMEIFRSACKCMSVAIAKLRQKDAFFRKIEAIGITNQRETTVAWDRVTKEPLCYAPVWNDLRTYDITKKVTAELGGGDSMFASKITGLPVSTYFAAFKMRWMLENVPAVADACRRGTLCFGTIDTWLMYKLSGGKAFVTDVTNASRTFLMDLRTRKWSPELCENLKIPMETLPEIRSNSELFGYVETDECGVAAALNERTPIMGSIGDQQSALFGNMCFEKGEAKNTYGTGCFLLMNVGEEARFSKHGLLSTVGFQVGRDGPCYYALEGAIACAGATVEWMRRNMNLFSHITECEKLARSVPGTQGIVFVPAFSGLLAPYWDPSARGTIVGMTLKTTRAHVIRAALQAIALQLNDVVGSMKRDAGLNLSSLRVDGGLSKNGLLMEIQASLLGVDILVPSMHETTALGAALCAGLAAGVWTSLEEVKAVSRRENSWKTVSPSGSAMEREAMIAEWREALKRTKWAKL comes from the coding sequence ATGAAGTACGTCGGATCCATTGACCAGGGAACAACCAGCACccgcttcatcatcttcgATGAGCGGCAGCGCCCCGTCTCGGTGCACCAGGTTCCCCATACCCAGCACACACCCCACCCCGGCTGGTTGGAGCATGACCCGATGGAGATTTTCCGCTCCGCATGCAAGTGCATGTCCGTTGCCATCGCAAAGCTGAGGCAAAAGGACGCCTTTTTCCGCAAGATTGAGGCGATTGGTATCACGAACCAACGTGAGACAACGGTGGCGTGGGATCGCGTTACCAAGGAACCGCTGTGCTACGCCCCTGTTTGGAATGACCTGCGCACGTACGACATCACCAAGAAGGTGACTGCGGAGCTCGGTGGTGGGGATTCCATGTTCGCATCCAAAATTACTGGCTTGCCTGTAAGCACGTATTTCGCTGCGTTCAAAATGCGGTGGATGCTCGAGAATGTTCCAGCTGTTGCTGACGCATGCCGTCGTGGGACGCTTTGCTTCGGCACGATCGACACATGGCTCATGTACAAGCTGAGTGGTGGCAAGGCGTTTGTGACAGACGTGACGAACGCGTCACGCACCTTCCTTATGGATTTGCGCACGCGGAAATGGTCTCCTGAATTGTGCGAGAATCTGAAGATCCCGATGGAAACGCTCCCCGAGATTCGCAGTAACAGTGAACTCTTCGGATATGTGGAGACGGACGAATGCGGTGTTGCAGCTGCCCTCAACGAGAGGACGCCTATTATGGGCAGTATTGGTGATCAGCAGTCTGCGCTTTTCGGAAATATGTGCTTCGAGAAGGGTGAGGCCAAGAACACATACGGCACCGGCTGCTTCCTGTTGATGAACGTGGGAGAGGAGGCCCGTTTCTCGAAGCACGGTTTACTTTCGACAGTGGGCTTCCAGGTGGGCCGCGATGGACCATGCTACTATGCACTGGAAGGCGCGATCGCGTGCGCTGGTGCTACGGTGGAGTGGATGAGAAGGAACATGAACCTCTTCAGTCATATCACAGAGTGTGAGAAGTTGGCCCGCAGTGTCCCCGGGACGCAAGGTATTGTCTTTGTGCCCGCCTTCTCTGGACTGTTGGCGCCCTATTGGGATCCATCGGCCCGTGGTACCATCGTGGGCATGACACTCAAGACGACTCGCGCGCACGTCATCCGCGCTGCGCTGCAGGCCATTGCTCTCCAGTTGAACGATGTTGTTGGTTCGATGAAACGTGACGCTGGGCTTAACCTGAGCTCCCTCCGTGTTGATGGTGGGTTGTCTAAGAACGGTCTGCTCATGGAGATTCAAGCAAGTTTGTTGGGCGTGGACATCTTAGTGCCATCAATGCATGAGACAACTGCACTCGGTGCGGCACTGTGTGCAGGACTTGCGGCTGGTGTATGGACTTCATTGGAAGAAGTTAAGGCTGTGTCGCGACGCGAGAATTCGTGGAAGACTGTCAGCCCCAGCGGCTCTGCCATGGAGCGTGAGGCAATGATCGCAGAGTGGCGCGAGGCGCTCAAGAGGACGAAGTGGGCAAAGTTGTAG
- a CDS encoding glycerol kinase glycosomal, which yields MKYVGSIDQGTTSTRFIIFDERQRPVSVHQVPHTQHTPHPGWLEHDPMEIFRSACKCMSVAIAKLRQKDAFFRKIEAIGITNQRETTVAWDRVTKEPLCYAPVWNDLRTYDITKKVTAELGGGDSMFASKITGLPVSTYFAAFKMRWMLENVPAVADACRRGTLCFGTIDTWLMYKLSGGKAFVTDVTNASRTFLMDLRTRKWSPELCEKLKIPMETLPEIRSNSELFGYVETDECGVAAALNERTPIMGSIGDQQSALFGNMCFEKGEAKNTYGTGCFLLMNVGEEARFSKHGLLSTVGFQVGRDGPCYYALEGAIACAGATVEWMRRNMNLFSHITECEKLARSVPGTQGIVFVPAFSGLLAPYWDPSARGTIVGMTLKTTRAHVIRAALQAIALQLNDVVGSMKRDAGLNLSSLRVDGGLSKNGLLMEIQASLLGVDILVPSMHETTALGAALCAGLAAGVWTSLEEVKAVSRRENSWKTVSPSGSAMEREAMIAEWREALKRTKWAKL from the coding sequence ATGAAGTACGTCGGATCCATTGACCAGGGAACAACCAGCACccgcttcatcatcttcgATGAGCGGCAGCGCCCCGTCTCGGTGCACCAGGTTCCCCATACCCAGCACACACCCCACCCCGGCTGGTTGGAGCATGACCCGATGGAGATTTTCCGCTCCGCATGCAAGTGCATGTCCGTTGCCATCGCAAAGCTGAGGCAAAAGGACGCCTTTTTCCGCAAGATTGAGGCGATTGGTATCACGAACCAACGTGAGACAACGGTGGCGTGGGATCGCGTTACCAAGGAACCGCTGTGCTACGCCCCTGTTTGGAATGACCTGCGCACGTACGACATCACCAAGAAGGTGACTGCGGAGCTCGGTGGTGGGGATTCCATGTTCGCATCCAAAATTACTGGCTTGCCTGTAAGCACGTATTTCGCTGCGTTCAAAATGCGGTGGATGCTCGAGAATGTTCCAGCTGTTGCTGACGCATGCCGTCGTGGGACGCTTTGCTTCGGCACGATCGACACATGGCTCATGTACAAGCTGAGTGGTGGCAAGGCGTTTGTGACAGACGTGACGAACGCGTCACGCACCTTCCTTATGGATTTGCGCACGCGGAAATGGTCTCCTGAATTGTgcgagaaactgaagatcCCGATGGAAACGCTCCCCGAGATTCGCAGTAACAGTGAACTCTTCGGATATGTGGAGACGGACGAATGCGGTGTTGCAGCTGCCCTCAACGAGAGGACGCCTATTATGGGCAGTATTGGTGATCAGCAGTCTGCGCTTTTCGGAAATATGTGCTTCGAGAAGGGTGAGGCCAAGAACACATACGGCACCGGCTGCTTCCTGTTGATGAACGTGGGAGAGGAGGCCCGTTTCTCGAAGCACGGTTTACTTTCGACAGTGGGCTTCCAGGTGGGCCGCGATGGACCATGCTACTATGCACTGGAAGGCGCGATCGCGTGCGCTGGTGCTACGGTGGAGTGGATGAGAAGGAACATGAACCTCTTCAGTCATATCACAGAGTGTGAGAAGTTGGCCCGCAGTGTCCCCGGGACGCAAGGTATTGTCTTTGTGCCCGCCTTCTCTGGACTGTTGGCGCCCTATTGGGATCCATCGGCCCGTGGTACCATCGTGGGCATGACACTCAAGACGACTCGCGCGCACGTCATCCGCGCTGCGCTGCAGGCCATTGCTCTCCAGTTGAACGATGTTGTTGGTTCGATGAAACGTGACGCTGGGCTTAACCTGAGCTCCCTCCGTGTTGATGGTGGGTTGTCTAAGAACGGTCTGCTCATGGAGATTCAAGCAAGTTTGTTGGGCGTGGACATCTTAGTGCCATCAATGCATGAGACAACTGCACTCGGTGCGGCACTGTGTGCAGGACTTGCGGCTGGTGTATGGACTTCATTGGAAGAAGTTAAGGCTGTGTCGCGACGCGAGAATTCGTGGAAGACTGTCAGCCCCAGCGGCTCTGCCATGGAGCGTGAGGCAATGATCGCAGAGTGGCGCGAGGCGCTCAAGAGGACGAAGTGGGCAAAGTTGTAG